From the Prochlorococcus marinus str. AS9601 genome, the window AGAGATTAATCAAGAATCAAGTTTATTCATAGCCAAAGAGGCTATAAATAATAATGTAAAATCATTTGTTTTTGCATCATCATGTTCAGTATATGGAACCGGATCAGATTCACCAAGAACTGAAAAAGATCCTGTTAAACCGCTAACTGCTTATGCAAAAAGTAAGGTAGGCACTGAGAATGATTTATTAGGTTTAATTAATTATAAAAACACAAAAATCACCTCACTTAGATTTTCTACCGCCTGCGGGTATAGTCCAAATTTAAGGCTTGATCTTGTTCTTAATGATTTTGTCGCGACAGCAATTAATTCAGGCAAAATTGAAATATTAAGTGACGGGTCTCCATGGAGGCCACTTATAGATGTAGAAGATATGGCAAGATCTATTTTCTGGGCATGCAATAGATTATCTGGGAAACAAATGGAGGTTATAAATGTGGGATCACAAGATTGGAACTACCAAATAAAGGATTTAGCTTTTGAAATTAAAAAATTATTAGGAGAAGATATTCATATAAAAATCAATAAGTCTGCTGCACCTGATAAAAGATCTTATAAAGTTTGTTTTGATAAATACTTTAATTTAACCCCTCAAAATTTTACACCTCAAATAAATTTGAAAAAATCTGTAATAAGAATGTTAAAGGCTCTCAAACCATTTAAAGAAAGACTTTCAAGAGAAGATAGAAATCATTTAATTAGATTAAATGCTCTTAAATCTCTCAAACAAAACAACTTAATAGATGTAAATTTAAATTGGAAATAATATATTGCAAACAACATTCTTATAGAATAAATAAAATTTTCATAAATTAATAAAGATGAATGAAATAGTTCACCTTATTTATAATGACAGAATAGAATCTGGAATACTAAAAAATCAAGTTTTTCTAGAAGCAAAAATAAAATCAGCATTTAAAAAAGTAACTATTATTCTTATATGGCAACCACATATTTTTTTAAAAGAATTAAAAAAAATAAGATCTTTTTCAAAATATCTTACTTCCATAGATATTAATCTAATATGTCTACCAATTGCTTTACCAAGCCGATATTTAGAAAAGACGAAATTGTTTTCAATTTATTTGAAATTAATAGGAAGATTTTTGTCATTTTACCTTAAGAAAAAAATTAGAAATAATTATAAAATCGAAATAATATCTAGGGCATATCACGCTGGTGTAATTGCCTCAGTTATAAAGTCTAAAGTAAAAAAAATAAATCATAATTTTGACCCAAGAAGTTTATATCCAGAAGAAAGCGTGACAGTTCAAAAATGGTCTTTTGGTGGAAAGATATATCAAAACTGGAAAAAACAGGAGAAGTTTATATTACATTTTACTGATAAAGTTTCAGTTGTTACTCCAGAGATGTATCAATGGTTCAAATCCGAGGGGTTCAAGGGAGAAATTTCATTAAAACATTTCAATATTGATGAGAAGATTTTTAATCTTGAAATCTCTGAGCCAGGTTTATCAAACTTTTATAGAGAAAAATTTAATATAAGACCTGATACAATAGTCTTTGGATTTTTAGGAAGTCTTGGGTCTT encodes:
- a CDS encoding NAD-dependent epimerase/dehydratase family protein, which encodes MNNYLITGNLGYIGPVLCKFIKKNDPNSFITGYDNGYFVNCPIAAEVLTEKPFLDLQVYGDVRDKNKLSKYIEKADFIVHLAAISNDPMGSEFAKVTKEINQESSLFIAKEAINNNVKSFVFASSCSVYGTGSDSPRTEKDPVKPLTAYAKSKVGTENDLLGLINYKNTKITSLRFSTACGYSPNLRLDLVLNDFVATAINSGKIEILSDGSPWRPLIDVEDMARSIFWACNRLSGKQMEVINVGSQDWNYQIKDLAFEIKKLLGEDIHIKINKSAAPDKRSYKVCFDKYFNLTPQNFTPQINLKKSVIRMLKALKPFKERLSREDRNHLIRLNALKSLKQNNLIDVNLNWK